In Anabas testudineus chromosome 12, fAnaTes1.2, whole genome shotgun sequence, one genomic interval encodes:
- the LOC113158655 gene encoding SR-related and CTD-associated factor 8-like isoform X2, protein MEAVKAFNNELYSLNEYKPPISKAKMTQITKSGIKAIKFYKHVVQSVEKFIQKCKPEYKVPGLYVIDSIVRQSRHQFGTEKDVFAPRFSKNIIATFQHLYRCPPDDKSKIVRVLNLWQKNAVFKSDIIQPLLDMAAGIPPPTVTPVMPTNAAPVNNTTPGTPATPATPANIVQGLPDWASQITNTDTVAAVAQILQSPQGQQLQQLVQSLQMQQQKPQPSLLQALDAGLVVQLQALTAQLTAAATANSLNPLEQRVSSFNKKLLGPFDFGNDSERGEESKKDGSSSQLPMVSEPINSSLFHQLAEQLQQQNLEQFQKQFLEHQQHQQKVMSIEGQDSIFGQENTVANAQNSSQPQLPEPENKMDDSIDNQQQDMDLDEGPEGMEEEIFEAEEKKTVSTRSRTRSRSRSRSPKRRRSRSRSGSRKRKHRKRSRSRSRDRKRKSSRSYSSERRAREREKERQKKGLPPIRSKTLSVCSTTLWVGQVDKKATQQDLTNLFEEYGQIESINMIPPRGCAYICMVHRQDAYRARQKLSTGSFKIGSKVIKIAWALNKGVKQEYKQFWDVDLGVTYIPWEKVKLDDLDGFAEGGIIDQETVNDEWEAAKNAEPAKEATSQPVSAETTAVSNTQTEAYNQQVTMMPVQLPVAQAVPSAVGLVPPSFPVSMGIPPPGYGPPPPFIRAGFNTSQPPPGFMQAAQTVSMAPATTSLVQPTVASSQEAVKESPFSAMIPPTSTIPGSFMPSAIPGASVFNPVGVQTQQATSEKTAQSAEGMDAAAAAAEITLQGMQNAVRSGMGLLGMHPTASLTHPLHQSGLTGQRMPGLLPLDVRPNLLQPGAATRFPLLMQQGPTQQAAGLLDSSLQARARAHFSQLDPFNRAPNLSNENLSKTEDESSSGADEGKDQDYRFPPMEKQSTGLLRTPPPEQREPLGGGGGAAGVGGGGRPALLQTPGTQTGRTSLVGRLQALAGFTPDNRWNQTRGDFDERDGMRGGPQASGAPKGFQEERSTPGQNFPNRFDSRPGTAGGSGVPGSSASVAGPQAWNRSGGATAPFDSELHQDLDDRRRPWDRQRDRDERDFDFRRDMNGNRQSRERDRDRERDRDRERGRDRTREHDRDRDREKERDRERERERGSWTPLLPLPTPLLPTPPLNPNLTLNQGKLLAPLKLNPQVQSRFQSPVLPQAQAKPSLLGLNQPLMQIKSPPPSQNQGTVPEPHSETPVAPDEPLMQSSPSAQSPDPSSDSKSQSPLTEVPTQAESPVTPPQTASPSQPTALSPSMTSASPDTKTPSQASPLVETSSQDSTVAFTQAASTPKETTYSLEEQESQQKDEEESQRDSLSQPQWVNGCGMDNRIVAEPTPEASPEPTPEPESSSGSVLPESEPEQMQQEQLDSPEDVDSEQSEPTEESASQPVVDTVTDTEGT, encoded by the exons TTCTACAAGCATGTTGTCCAGAGTGTGGAGAAGTTCATTCAAAAG TGCAAACCAGAATACAAGGTTCCAGGATTGTACGTCATCGACTCAATCGTCAGACAGTCACGACACCAGTTTGGCACAGAAAAGGACGTTTTTGCCCCACGCTTCAGCAAGAATATCATTGCAACGTTCCAGCACCTCTATCGCTGCCCTCCAGATGATAAG AGTAAGATAGTGCGGGTCCTCAACCTGTGGCAGAAGAATGCAGTCTTCAAGAGTGACATCATCCAGCCTCTGTTGGACATGGCCGCAGGGATTCCCCCACCCACTGTCACACCTGTCATGCCTACCAATGCTGCCCCAGTCAATAACACTACACCTG GCACCCCAGCCACCCCGGCGACCCCAGCTAATATTGTCCAGGGTCTGCCGGACTGGGCTTCCCAGATTACCAACACAGACACCGTGGCTGCGGTGGCACAAATCTTACAGAGCCCCCAGGGGCAACAG CTGCAGCAACTGGTACAAAGTctgcagatgcagcagcagaagccCCAGCCATCTCTGCTTCAGGCCTTGGATGCCGGCCTGGTGGTGCAGTTGCAAGCTCTGACAGCTCAACTCACAGCGGCCGCTACTGCCAACAGCCTCAACCCCCTGGAACAGAGGGTTTCCTCTTTTAATAAG aAACTTTTGGGTCCCTTTGACTTTGGAAACGACTCTGAACGTGGTGAAGAATCTAAAAAGGACGGTTCATCATCTCAGCT GCCTATGGTGTCTGAGCCCATCAACAGCTCACTCTTTCATCAGTTGGCTGAGCAGCTACAACAGCAGAATCTGGAGCAGTTTCAAAAGCAGTTTCTAGAGCACCAGCAGCATCAACAGAAG gtTATGAGCATAGAAGGACAAGACTCTATCTTTGGGCAGGAGAACACAGTTGCTAATGCTCAAAACAGCAGCCAGCCACAGCTTCCGGAGCCTGAAAACAAGATGGATGACTCCATAGACAACCAGCAGCAG GACATGGATCTGGACGAGGGCCCAGAAGGAATGGAAGAGGAGATCTTTGAGGCTGAGGAGAAGAAAACTGTTAGCACACGCTCCAGAACACGCTCAAGGTCACGCTCTAG GTCTCCTAAGAGGAGAAGGTCCAGGTCTCGCTCTGGCTCTCGGAAACGCAAACACCGCAAGCGGTCACGCTCGCGCTCCAGGGATCGCAAGAGGAAGTCATCACGATCATACTCCAGTGAAAGACGCGCCCGAGAACGAGAGAAGGAGCGACAGAAGAAAGGACTGCCTCCCATACGATCTAAAACTCTAAGTG TGTGCAGCACAACTCTGTGGGTGGGCCAGGTGGACAAAAAAGCCACTCAGCAAGACCTGACTAATCTGTTTGAAGAATATGGCCAGATTGAGTCTATTAAT ATGATCCCTCCCAGAGGCTGTGCCTACATCTGTATGGTCCACAGACAGGATGCATACCGCGCACGCCAGAAGCTCAGCACTGGCTCTTTTAAAATTGGCTCCAAGGTTATCAAG ATTGCATGGGCCTTGAACAAGGGGGTAAAGCAAGAGTACAAGCAATTTTGGGATGTGGACTTGGGTGTCACCTACATACCATGGGAGAAGGTGAAGTTGGATGATCTGGATGGCTTCGCTGAAGGAGGAATCATTGACCAGGAGACAGTCAATGATg agtgGGAAGCAGCCAAGAATGCTGAGCCAGCTAAGGAAGCTACGAGTCAGCCAGTAAGCGCAGAGACTACAGCAGTATCTAATACCCAGACTGAAGCATACAACCAGCAGGTTACCATGATGCCTGTACAG CTACCAGTGGCCCAGGCTGTTCCCAGTGCAGTAGGTTTGGTGCCTCCTTCTTTCCCTGTTTCCATGGGCATACCACCACCAGGTTACGGGCCTCCACCACCCTTCATAAGGGCTGGCTTCAATACCTCACAGCCTCCACCAG GTTTCAtgcaggcagcacagacagtAAGCATGGCCCCAGCAACCACTT CTCTAGTGCAGCCTACAGTGGCCTCTAGCCAAGAAGCTGTCAAGGAATCCCCATTCAGTGCTATGATCCCTCCAACCAGCACCATCCCTGGCAGTTTCATGCCCTCAGCCATCCCTGGAGCCAGTGTGTTTAACCCAGTGGGAGTCCAAACTCAGCAAGCCACCAGTGAGAAAACAGCGCAGTCAGCAGAAGGaatggatgctgctgctgctgctgcagagatcaCGCTGCAAG GGATGCAGAATGCAGTCCGCAGTGGGATGGGTCTCCTGGGTATGCACCCTACCGCTTCCCTCACCCACCCGCTGCATCAGTCTGGTCTAACTGGTCAGAGAATGCCTGGTCTGCTACCCCTAGATGTGCGACCTAATCTCCTCCAGCCTGGGGCTGCCACCCGCTTCCCCCTCCTCATGCAGCAGGGCCCTACCCAGCAGGCTGCTGGCCTCCTCGACAGTTCACTCCAAGCACGTGCCAGGGCTCACTTCTCTCAGCTGGACCCCTTCAACAGGGCTCCAAACCTTAGCAATGAAAATTTATCCAAGACAGAAGATGAGTCTTCTTCTGGTGCTGATGAGGGCAAAGACCAAGACTACCGCTTCCCTCCAATGGAAAAGCAAAGCACAGGCCTGCTAAGGACACCTCCACCAGAGCAGAGGGAGCCCcttggaggtggtggtggagcagCAGGAGTAGGTGGAGGAGGTCGGCCTGCCTTGCTCCAGACACCAGGAACACAGACAGGCAGAACCAGCCTAGTGGGACGTCTGCAGGCCCTTGCAGGTTTCACTCCTGATAACCGCTGGAACCAGACCAGAGGGGACTTTGATGAACGAGACGGCATGCGAGGAGGTCCTCAGGCTTCTGGTGCTCCAAAAGGCTTTCAGGAAGAGCGCTCCACACCTGGGCAGAACTTCCCCAACCGCTTTGACAGTCGTCCAGGGACAGCAGGAGGATCTGGGGTTCCTGGCAGTTCTGCATCTGTTGCAGGGCCACAGGCCTGGAACCGAAGTGGTGGTGCCACAGCACCTTTTGACAGTGAGTTGCATCAAGACCTAGATGACCGAAGACGACCATGGGACaggcaaagagacagagatgaaagagaTTTTGACTTCAGGAGGGATATGAACGGTAATCGCCAGAGCAGAGAGCGCGATAGGGATCGcgagagggacagagacagggagcGAGGCCGAGACCGCACCAGAGAACATGATCGTGACAGGGACCGTGAAAAAGAGCGAGACCGCGAAAGAGAGCGTGAACGTGGAAGCTGGACGCCTCTTCTCCCCCTACCTACACCTCTGCTTCCTACCCCACCTCTTAATCCCAACCTGACCTTGAACCAAGGCAAACTCCTTGCACCACTCAAATTGAATCCACAGGTTCAGTCTCGATTCCAGTCCCCAGTCTTGCCTCAAGCTCAAGCCAAACCTTCCCTCTTGGGTCTGAATCAGCCGCTGATGCAGATCAAGTCTCCACCCCCATCACAGAACCAAGGCACCGTGCCAGAGCCCCATTCAGAAACTCCAGTTGCACCAGATGAACCTCTGATGCAGTCATCACCCTCAGCCCAATCACCTGACCCATCATCTGACAGCAAAAGTCAAAGCCCATTAACTGAGGTTCCCACCCAGGCTGAGTCACCAGTAACACCTCCACAAACAGCATCACCATCCCAACCCACAGCCCTATCCCCCTCCATGACCTCTGCCTCTCCAGACACTAAGACCCCCAGCCAAGCCTCACCCTTGGTTGAGACCTCAAGCCAGGACTCAACTGTGGCCTTCACACAAGCTGCCAGCACCCCTAAAGAGACGACTTACTCTCTGGAGGAGCAGGAAAGCCAACAGAAGGATGAGGAAGAGTCACAGAGAGACTCCTTGTCCCAACCCCAGTGGGTCAATGGATGTGGGATGGACAATAGAATTGTGGCTGAACCTACACCTGAGGCCTCTCCCGAGCCTACGCCAGAGCCAGAGTCTTCATCTGGTTCTGTGCTCCCTGAAAGCGAACCAGAGCAgatgcagcaggagcagcttgaCTCTCCTGAGGACGTAGACAGTGAACAGAGTGAGCCCACGGAGGAATCTGCGAGTCAGCCAGTGGTAGACACTGTCACAGACACTGAGGGGACATAA